A region from the Leishmania panamensis strain MHOM/PA/94/PSC-1 chromosome 20 sequence genome encodes:
- a CDS encoding hypothetical protein (TriTrypDB/GeneDB-style sysID: LpmP.20.1140), with protein MVQLERWNAYWEAYSTCCADELEGLAKQLEEPSSAAGYRRVLLTLSNPAFLSSSVPPTEATNSATTAPAAPDHLPVQVEDPSFSPISSSREDNKVVGSQTHSPLSTGTAGSACSSSPPPPLPTPHSRETSVSSSSYSYSSSYSSYASSYISHSRSSRNADSAAKAAHADDGIDALSFLHWALDDLLYHYAHRFGAVEHLDTRDSSTSAGALSTSTARVIVSVQFTTAEAAGLFLRWADGLSVADVIAAYRRETQAPETASGGNLLPVGGESVVGTRVTALATGTLKGGTTNPQNELGGCDEAWWNTLEEASRRWQLCLIAKLAPHDPHRIAAKLLLGPNVMVSTPLVKSLFSGLFDVTHMEYRTDLRAFNIEFANKKECRLALHALQCSLWRVFGAPLIFT; from the coding sequence ATGGTGCAGCTAGAAAGGTGGAACGCCTATTGGGAAGCATACTCCACATGCTGCGCGGATGAGCTGGAGGGATTGGCGAAGCAACTGGAGGAGCCATCGTCAGCTGCGGGGTACCGTCGAGTGCTTCTCACACTATCCAACCCTGCCTTCCTGTCGTCGTCGGTACCACCGACTGAAGCCAccaacagcgccaccactgcgcctgctgctcccgACCACCTCCCCGTGCAGGTGGAGGatccttctttttctcctaTTTCGTCTTCGCGCGAAGACAACAAGGTTGTCGGGTCGCAGACGcattctcctctctccaccggGACCGCGGGCTCCGCGTGTTCTTCAagtccaccgccgccgctgccgacccCGCACTCCCGTGAGACATCCGTATCATCGTCTTCGTACTCGTACTCGTCCTCTTACTCCTCCTACGCGTCATCGTATATTTCCCACAGTCGAAGTAGTCGGAACGCTGACAGTGCTGCCAAGGCTGCACATGCCGACGATGGCATCGACGCGTTGTCGTTTCTACACTGGGCGCTGGATGACCTTCTGTACCACTACGCGCATCGCTTTGGTGCCGTGGAGCACCTCGATACGCGAGATAGCAGCACATCTGCCGGCGCCCTGTCCACCTCCACAGCTCGCGTGATCGTTAGCGTGCAGTTCACAACCGCCGAAGCAGCCGGCCTGTTTCTTCGCTGGGCAGATGGTTTGTCTGTGGCGGACGTCATCGCAGCTTATCGGCGAGAGACACAGGCACCGGAGACGGCGAGTGGAGGCAACCTCTTACCTGTAGGAGGGGAAAGCGTGGTAGGGACACGGGTGACTGCGCTAGCGACTGGTACGCTCAAGGGAGGAACAACAAACCCACAGAACGAGCTTGGTGGCTGTGATGAGGCATGGTGGAATACGCTGGAAGAGGCTTCGCGACGGTGGCAGCTCTGTCTCATCGCGAAGCTGGCCCCGCATGACCCACACCGCATCGCTGCAAAGTTGCTTCTTGGCCCGAATGTAATGGTGTCGACACCGCTAGTGAAGAGCCTGTTCAGCGGTTTGTTTGACGTGACACATATGGAGTACCGCACCGATCTGAGGGCCTTCAACATCGAATTCGCGAACAAGAAGGAATGTCGTTTGGCTCTACACGCACTCCAGTGCTCGCTTTGGCGGGTGTTTGGTGCGCCTCTTATCTTCACATAA